A window of Nonomuraea angiospora genomic DNA:
TCGAGTCCGCGTGTGAGACATGCGGGGTCCCCCTCGTGAGGGATGACCTTCGGGCTTGTGCGAACACCGAGCAGATCATCATGTTGGAACGCCACCATGCCCGCACCGACCGGCGGGCACGGCATGCACGTGGTCCTGGAGGCCGTCGGCCTATCAGGACTGCCCAGGGCTGAGGCGTTGACGTCGAGCCCGGCCACCGCGGCGAGGTCCTCGACCACGCGGAGAGCCTGCCGGGCTCTCGCCTTCCCCACGTCGGCGCACGGTGATCACGCCACCATGACGGAGCATATAGTAACCATTCAGACACTGTTGGCGATTTCCAGAACCCGAGCAACCCGCACTTCGGGCCTGCATATCCATGCATCAGGGCTGCATAAACGGACCCCAAATCGGCACGAATGGGATATTTTTCCGCAGAACACGAGGGGCTCAAATTGACTCGGCGCATTTCCTCAAGCCAGAGCCTCACGAAGATCATTTTATATCAGACAGAATCGTCGACGCACTGTCCCATTACCAGCGGGTAACACGGATTTTGGCGCTGCCGTGTTCCGGCCGGCCCACGGACAGCGGGGAGTCCCGGCCAACAGCCGCCAGACCGCGCGTCGGTGTTCAACGACAGCGAACTATGACCGTTCGTCACGCCTGTCCGTCAGTCGCCTCCGTCGCCTCCGCCGCCGTCACCACCGTCACTGCCACCGTCGCCACCAGCCCCGTCGTGACGGTAGCTGGAACCACCGGATGAGTACTTGTGGCGCCCCTCAAATATCCACCAAAGTACGACCCAAGGTGCCCATAAGAACCAATAACTCAGAAATACGTCCAAAAGGAAGAGTCCGACATTCACCAGCTGGTTGTCGGTCGGTTCGAACATGGTCACAGGCTTCACCCTTACAGTCAAAGGTTTTGGACCGATGCTTGAGGTATAAGCGTGCCACCACCGCCGGTGTTGGTGCGGTACTCCGCCCACATGTCCACATCGCCCGGACCGTCGTCGTCGGGCTCCGTCTCGCCGGCCGCCTACTGCGCCTGCAAGCGATGGAGGGTGGAGTCTCACTCAAGCCCGCGTGCGGTGACATGTTCCTCGATCCCCGAAGCCTTGGCTCACGAAAGGTCGAAGATGAGACCGGATGTGGCGATGCCGATCTCACCGTCGTATCCGGCCCCAGCGGCGGCTCGCGCGGCTGGGGTGTCTGTGCCCGGTTGCAGGTGCGTCAGTAACAGGTGCCGGGCATCGGCTTCCAGGGCTTGCCGGCCCGCCTGACGGGCGCTTGTCAGGTAACGCCGGGAATCCTCCGGGACCTGGTTCACATAGGTGGCCTCGGCCAGTAGCAGGTCAGCACCACGCGCCAGTTCCACCCTGTCTGGGCTTGGGCCGCTGTCACCGGTGTACGCGAGCACCCGCTCGCCGGCTGTCAGCCGTATGCCGGCATTGGGTACCGAGTGCGGCAGCAGACGAGTCTGCGCGCGAAACGGGCCGATGTCGAATCCACTGCCGACGGTGAACTCGTGCAGGACATAGGCGTCGGTCAGCAACCCTGGGCGGTCCAGCGCGAGTACCGCATCCAGGGCGCCGGGCAGCGAGTACACCGGCAACGGCGCCGGCGGGTCATCACGCATTGCGCGCGCCCGCAACAGCGGGCTCAGATCGGCGCAGTGATCAGGATGTCCGTGACTGATGAACACCGCATCGATCTGATCGGCGCTGACCTGTTCCAGCAGCCTCGGCACCGTCGCATACCCAAGGTCGACGAGCAGCCTGAACCCGTCGTGCTCCACGAGGTAACCACTGCAGGCCTGGCCCGCCGCCGGCCACGCACCGCATCCGCCAAGGATCGTGAGCAGCATCCGTGAACTCTAACGGATGCAGCTCGTCCTCAGCGGTCGGCACGAAGTCGCGGTCCGCCGTAAGGCGCTGGAAGCCGAAGGAGGTGCAAGACTTCCTCGCCAGGCTGTCGCAGGTGTGGAATGCGATCGAACAGGTCGTGCCGTCCGGCCTAAGAACGCGTCGCAGAGCCACCTCTTTCCCAATAGTTGTTGGATAAATTAAAATCCCAAGGTGTCTTCGGAAAATCGGGATGACCTTGTTCCACTGCGTGCCCTGGCCAATCCGCTGCGCATCCGCATCGTGTCGCTGCTCACCGGCGCGTCGATGTCGGCCACCGAGGTCGCCGACGAACTCGGCATCGCGCACGCCTCAGCCAGCTACCACCTGCGCCAGCTGGCCAAGGCGGGCTTCCTCCAGCAGACGGATGAGCGGCCGCGGGCAGGAAAGGGCCGCCCGCAGCTGCGCTACCAGTACGATCCGTCCAGCGGCGAGCGCCTCGACCGGTCCGAGGGACGGCAGCTCCTCCACCAGGCGATGAGCACTGACCTGGCCAGGCGCCTGAATGAGACTGATCGCCAGCGCGTGTCCATGGACGCCGAGGTATGGCTGGCCAGGCCCGTCTGGGAGGAGATCGTCGGCCTGATCGGCCAGGCTGTGGCGCTCCTGCACGACAAGGCCGGACCGCCGCGCGACGGCGTCAAGGTCAGCATGACCGCGCTCCTGCTCGAACTACGTGACGAACGGTGATCGGCCGCCTGCTCGGCTGCGCGGCCGGTGCCTTTTTGTCGATCGGGCTGCTCATCCCGGCGGTTCCGCGATACCTCACCGGCCCGCTGGGCCAACAGGCGGGCGTGGTGGGCGTCTCGCCGGCCGTCACCGCGGCGGCCGGGGTGCTCGCCCGCCCACTGGCCGGACGGATGGCCGACCGGGCCGGACGGCGCACGGCCCTGTGCGCGGGCGCGCTGCTGCTGTCCGGCACGTCCCTCGCCCTGATCGGCGCCGGGCAGGGCCTCGGGCTGCCCGCCTTCCTCAGGATGGCGGTGCACGGCCTGCCCGCCGGCGAGCGCGGATCCGCCGTCGCCACCACGACGGCCTTCTTCGACATCGGATTCCTCAGCGCCGCCCTGGCCCTCGGCGCCCTCGCCGACCGGTTCGGCCTGGCCGGCGGCTTCGCCCTCGCGGGCGCCGTGTCGACCGCCGGAGCGCTGCTGTTTATGCCCGTACGCCACAACGAACACGAAGGAGCCCCCCTTGACCATTCCCCTCGCTGACCTGTCCGGCTATGCCGACGTCGTGTTCGACGTGGCCGTGCCCCTGCTGGCGGACGACCGGGTGCTGATCAACGCCGAGATCGAGCACGCCCCGCTCGCCCGCGCCCTGGCCGAGGCCGCCTACGCCAGAGGCGCCCGCTACGCCGACATCTGGTACTTCGACCCGCACGCCAAACGATCTCGCGTCCGGCACGCCGACACCGCGAGCCTGGCCGAGGTGCCCTCGTGGCTCGACGCCCGCAACGACGAACTCGAACGGCACGGCGGCATCCTCGTCAACATCCGCGGCGCCGCCGCCCCCGACCTCTTGGCTGGGCTGGATCCGCTACGCGTCGGGCTGGACCGCATGCCGTCCCTCACCTCCCGGCAGCGGCTCCAGCTCAACAACCTGGTCCGCTGGACGATCGTCCCCTACGCCACCCCCGAGTGGGCCCGCGCCGTCTTCGGCGAACCCGACCAGGCCAGGCTGTGGCGGCACGTACGCCGCATCCTCCGTCTCGACGAGCCCGATCCGCGCGCGGCGTGGCGGCAGCGCATCGCCGAACTGCTCGATCGCGCTCAACAGCTCACCGAGATGCGCCTGGACGCCGTGCGGTTCGAGGGGCCCGGCACCGACCTGACCATCGGCCTGCTCCCTGACGCCCACTGGACCGCCGCCCGCCTGGAGGACATCAAGGGCCGCCCGTTCCAGGCCAACCTGCCGACCGAGGAGGTGTTCACCACCCCCGACTACCGGCGCGTCGACGGCACGGTCCGCGCCACCCGGCCGCTGTCCCTCGACGGCACCGTCATCCGCGACCTGGAGCTGACCTTCGCTGACGGCGTCGTGACCGGTGTCAGGGCGAGCACCGGAGCTGACGTCGTGCGCGCGCACCAGGCCACCGACGCGGGAGCGGCCCGGCTGGGCGAGCTCGCTCTGGTCGACCGTTCCTCGCGGGTGGGCGAAAGCGGCATCACCTACCTGGAGACCCTTCTGGACGAGAACGCCACCTGCCACCTGGCCTGGGGCGCCGGGCTGCCTCCGGGCACGCCCGCCCACCTGCGCACGGACGATCCCGCACGGCTGGACGCGGCGGGCGTGAACACCTCGCGCGTGCACGTCGACTTCATGGTCGGCGGCCCAGACGTCACGGTCACCGGGCTGCGGCCCGGCGGGAAGGTGGTGCTCCTGCGCGACGACGCCTGGGAATTCTGACGTCCTGCCACAGCCGGGAGCATCAACGTAACGGCTGACCTTAGTTGTTGAAGTGGTCAGGCCGGCCGTGTGCCGCTCGAAAATTGTGTTCGCACGATCAACGCCTTGATCAGCCGGCGGGTGCCGCGCCGTCCCGGGCGCCGCCTGCCGGGGCAGGTCCATCTACGTGCCACGAGGTTGCGATGCCAGCGCAAGATCGTCACTGGAGCGACCGGGAACACCTCCACCCACTGACGGCGGTGGACCAGCCGCGACAACGCCGCCGCCGCGCCGATGAAAGCGACCACGGCGGCGACCACGTCGCGAACCCCCGGACCGCTCGCCTCCGCGATCGCGAGCAGGTGGCCGACGGGCCATCTCCATTCGCGCTGGGCGCATGCCGCCGGAAAGGTCGCCGTCAGGGAAATCGCCGTCAGAGCGTTCGCCGCCGGGGGACGGTCACGTGACGCTGCCCGCCGGCTTCCTGCGGGTGCGCCGGTCGGGCACCGGGGAACGGCCGGCGGCGTGATCGGCGAAGGCGTCGGCGGCTGTGGCGACGTCGCCTTCGCGCAGCAGCGTGACCAGGCGGCCGTGCTCGTCGGCCATCGCCCGCCAGTCGCCCTCGAACAGCGGGTCGGCGATGGCGCGCAGCGCGCGCAGGTTGGGTTCGAGTACCTCCCACATGCGGGTCAGGAACGGGTTACCGGCGATCTGGACGACCCGGGTGTGGAAGGCGATGTCGACGTCGCGGAACCGGCCGACGTCGTTGACCTCCACGGCCTCGCGCATCTCGGCGACCAGCTCGCCCAGCTCGCCGAGCTGTTCGGCGGTGATGCGCTCGGCAGCCATGGTGGCGGCCAGCCGTTCGAGCGGCTCGCGGACCTGGCGGGCGTACTCGGCGTCCTGGGTGGAGATCTCGACGACGAAGTTGCCGCGCCGCGGCACGTGCACGAGCAGGCCCTCGCGGGCGAGCTGCTTGACGGCCTCGCGGACCGGCGCTTGACTCACTCCGAGACGGCGGGCGATCTCCGACTCCACCACGCGGTCGTTCGGCGCGAGGTCGCCTTCGACGATGGCCTGCCTGAGCAGTTCGTACACCCGATCGGAGATCAGAGTGGGGCGAACGGAGTCTTTGCTCGTGGCCAGCCGCGAGGCGAAGCCGCTCACTTCCGGTGTCGATGCCATGTGTTCCCCATCATGCGCTGTCGCGTCCCCCTGTTCATCATAAGAGTGATCATCGCTTAGCAGGTATCGATGGTGACAACCGGCCGGCCAGCCAGGCGAGCTTGACGACCTCGTGGTCGGGGCCGCCGCCCTCGTGGTCGTTGAACGGGTAGACGCTGATCTGCTTGTCGCCGGCCGGCAGCGCGGCGCGCTCCCCGTAGTGGTTGAAGGCCGCGTACACGGTGGACGGCGGGCAGATGCGGTCCATGAGGCCGACGGAGAACAGCGCGGGGGCCGTGGCCCGCCGGGCGAGGACGGCGGCGTCGAAGTAGGACAGCGTGCGCATCACGGTCTCCGCGTGCGCGCGGTGGAGCTTCACGTACCGGGTGATCTCCACGTAGGGGGGCTGGTCGGTGAAGGTGGCGGCGCGCGGGAAGCAACACAGGAACGGCACGTCGGGCAGGACCGCCAGCAGGCGGGGCGCGAGGCCGGCCGCGGCGAGGGCGATGCCGCCGCCCTGGCTGGTGCCGGTCACCGCGACCCTGTCCGGGTCCACCGCCGGGTGGGCGCGCACGGCCGCCACGGCGCGCACCGCGTCGGTGTAGAGGCGGCGGTAGTAATAGCGCTCCGGGTCGAGCACGCCGCGGGTGAGGAACCCGGGCGCGGCGACGTCGCCGGTCGCGACGTCGGGGTCGGGGGTGTCGGCCCCCTGGCCGCGGCTGTCCATGACGAGGTGCGCGTAGCCGGCGCACGCCCAGAGCCGCTTCTCGTGCGGCACGCCGCGCCCGCTGCCGTAGCCCAGGTACTCGACCACGGCGGGCAGCGGCCCGGTCCTGGTGACCGGCAGGTGCAGCCAGCCCCGGACGGGATGGCCGCCGTAGCCGGCGAAGGTGACGTCGAAGGTGTCGATCGTCGCCAGGCCGTTCGCCACCGGCTCGGCCGTCATCGCCAGGTCGAAGGCGTCGCTCTCGGCGAGACTCTTCGCCCAGAACGCGTCGAGGTCGGGTGGCTCCGGCAGAGCCGGCCGGTACTGCTCAAGCTGGTCAAGCGGCAGATCGAACTGTGCCATCGCCCACCAATCATCGCTTATCGATCGTCAACCGATGCATCGAAGCAGGGCCCCCGATCGTTGTCAACCTGAGGCATCAGGCCGTACGCGCGCCTGGCGGTGCCGCTCAGCACGAGCCGGCGACCGGCGGCGTCCAGCCCGGCCAGCCCGCGCCGGGCCAGCCGCAGCGAGGCGGCCCGAGAGCCGCGGGCCAGGCAGATCGGCCAGTCGGAGCCGATCATGCACCGGCCGGGGCCGAACTCCCCGGCCGCGTGCGCGACCAGGGCGGCCACCCGCTCCTCGGGCACGCCGTGCTGCTGGGTGAGCAGGCCGGAGATCTTCATGAACACGCCGGACACCCGGGCCGCCCGCCGCACCTGCTCCCGCCACTCCCCCGGATCGGCGGCGGCGAGGTTCGCCGGGTTGCCGAGATGATCGACGATCACGGTCAGCCCGGGGTGGCGGGCCGCGGCCTCGGCCGCCGCTGGGACGGCCGCGTGGTGCAGGTTGACTTCGAGCGCGACGCCGTGCCGGGCCAGGACGGGGACGAGCGCCCGCGCGCCCGGCGGCGTGGCCTCCCACGAGGCGCCGCCGAGCCGCATGCCGTTCGGCCGGGTGCGCGCCAGCAGTTCGGCGAAGCGCGCCGGGCCGAGCCCGGCGCAGGCGTTGAGGTTGCCGACGTGGCCGAGGAGCAGGCCGGGGTGGCGCAGGCGCAGGTCGGGCAGCAGGACGTTCTCTGCCCGGTCGCCCCGGGACGCCTCGACCAGGATCGCGCCGGTCAGCCCGAGGCCCGCGCCCGACGCGGCCAGGTCGTCGGCGGTGAACGTCCGGTGGTACGGCGACCCCGGCCGGATCCAGGGATAGCCCTGGTCGAGGTCCCAGAGGTGGACATGGCAGTCGATCACGTCGGCTCCGTGTTGACAGGCGTATTCGGGCTCAAGAAGATTCATATCATCGGCTATCGATGAACGATTGGTGTTCTCATGCGCATCTCACACCCGCCGGCGCTGCTGGCGAGCCGCACCGTGACCGACCCGCCCGCGTGGGCCGGGCTGCAGCGCGAGCTGTTCGCCGCGCAGGACAAGGCCTGGCGGATCTTCGCCGACCGCTACACCGAGGGCGACGGTCGGCTGGTCTTCCGCGACCGGCTCGGCCAGGGGCTCGACGGCCGCGACGGCGTGGACGACTTCTACGAGGCGTTCTTCAACTGGCCGACCCTCTACCTGCTCGGCGGCAGCGACGACGTGCTGGCCGCGGCCCGCAGGCATTGGCGGGGCGTCACCGCGCAGCTCGCCGAGATGGGCATGCTGGTGGACGGCTTCGAGCGCGGCTACGACTGGTTCCACCAGGGCGAGGGCCTGCTGCTGTTCTACGGCCTCTGTCTGGCCGAGCCTGAGGACGGCGAGCTGAGGGAGCTGGCCACCCGCTTCGCCGACCTCTACCTGCCCGGCGGCCCCAACTACGACCCCGAGCACCGGGTGATCCGTGCGCCGCACAACGGCGCCGCGGGGCCGCGCTGGGGCTTCAGCGACCACGACGTCTACTTCCCGTGGAGCCTGGCGCTGCGCCCCTACGGCCTGCCGCTCGACTGGATCGCCGAGGCCGCCCCCTTCGACGACCTGGCCGCCGACCCGGCGCGGGCCCGCGCGTATGGCAAGGCGATGTGGGAGCGCATGGGTCGCGGCGACACGATCGTCAACCTGGCCGCGACCAGCCTCGTCGCCAACGCCTACCTCCTCGGCGGCGAGGCGCGCCACGCCGCCTGGGTGAGCGAGTACGTGGACGCCTGGCGGGAGCGGCTGGACGGCCGCGAGATCGTCCCGGACAACGCCGGCACACACGGCGTCGTCGGCGAGCACCTGGACGGTCGCTGGTACGGCGGCCACTACGGCTGGTCCTGGCCGCACGGCCTGCCGCCCGTCGGCACCGCCGCGATCGTCGGCGCGGCCAACGCCGCGCTGCTCACCGGCGACCGCTCCTACCTCGAGCTGGCCCGCAACCCCCTGGACGCGGTGCTGCGCGAGGCGGCACCCCGGCGGCCGGCCGAGGTGACCACGATCACCAAGCGCTGGCGGCCCCACCTGCGCGGGCTGGCGGACGAGCCGACGCTGCTGGCCCCGATGCGCCGCGACGACTCCGGCTGGTTCGACCACAACGTCATGCCGACCCAGCTCCCGGTCGCCCTGTGGCACTTCAGCAGGGACTCCGCCGACCGGGAGCGGATCGACCGGCTGCGGGAGGCGTCGAGCTGGGACTGGACGGCGGTGCACAGCCAGCGCACCAAGGAGGAGTCGGGCCACGAGGAGCCCTGGTACGAGTACCTCGCCGGCCGCAACCCCGGCTACCCCGAGCGGATGCTGCGCAGCGCCGCCGACGTCTGCGCCGAGCGGGTCGCCGCGATCGAGAACGACCCGGTGGACCCGGCCGTCGGGCCCGACGCGTTCGGCATCCACGACTGGCAGGACCGCAACCCGGTCGTCACGGAGGCGCTCCTGCAGCTCACCACCGGCTCGCCGCAGGTGCTCTACAACGGCGGCCTGGCCCAGATGCACGTGCGCTACTTCGACGCCGGGCGCCGCCGCCCCGGGCTGCCGC
This region includes:
- a CDS encoding MBL fold metallo-hydrolase; translated protein: MLLTILGGCGAWPAAGQACSGYLVEHDGFRLLVDLGYATVPRLLEQVSADQIDAVFISHGHPDHCADLSPLLRARAMRDDPPAPLPVYSLPGALDAVLALDRPGLLTDAYVLHEFTVGSGFDIGPFRAQTRLLPHSVPNAGIRLTAGERVLAYTGDSGPSPDRVELARGADLLLAEATYVNQVPEDSRRYLTSARQAGRQALEADARHLLLTHLQPGTDTPAARAAAGAGYDGEIGIATSGLIFDLS
- a CDS encoding ArsR/SmtB family transcription factor, which produces MSSENRDDLVPLRALANPLRIRIVSLLTGASMSATEVADELGIAHASASYHLRQLAKAGFLQQTDERPRAGKGRPQLRYQYDPSSGERLDRSEGRQLLHQAMSTDLARRLNETDRQRVSMDAEVWLARPVWEEIVGLIGQAVALLHDKAGPPRDGVKVSMTALLLELRDER
- a CDS encoding MFS transporter, which codes for MIGRLLGCAAGAFLSIGLLIPAVPRYLTGPLGQQAGVVGVSPAVTAAAGVLARPLAGRMADRAGRRTALCAGALLLSGTSLALIGAGQGLGLPAFLRMAVHGLPAGERGSAVATTTAFFDIGFLSAALALGALADRFGLAGGFALAGAVSTAGALLFMPVRHNEHEGAPLDHSPR
- a CDS encoding aminopeptidase, which encodes MTIPLADLSGYADVVFDVAVPLLADDRVLINAEIEHAPLARALAEAAYARGARYADIWYFDPHAKRSRVRHADTASLAEVPSWLDARNDELERHGGILVNIRGAAAPDLLAGLDPLRVGLDRMPSLTSRQRLQLNNLVRWTIVPYATPEWARAVFGEPDQARLWRHVRRILRLDEPDPRAAWRQRIAELLDRAQQLTEMRLDAVRFEGPGTDLTIGLLPDAHWTAARLEDIKGRPFQANLPTEEVFTTPDYRRVDGTVRATRPLSLDGTVIRDLELTFADGVVTGVRASTGADVVRAHQATDAGAARLGELALVDRSSRVGESGITYLETLLDENATCHLAWGAGLPPGTPAHLRTDDPARLDAAGVNTSRVHVDFMVGGPDVTVTGLRPGGKVVLLRDDAWEF
- a CDS encoding GntR family transcriptional regulator; amino-acid sequence: MASTPEVSGFASRLATSKDSVRPTLISDRVYELLRQAIVEGDLAPNDRVVESEIARRLGVSQAPVREAVKQLAREGLLVHVPRRGNFVVEISTQDAEYARQVREPLERLAATMAAERITAEQLGELGELVAEMREAVEVNDVGRFRDVDIAFHTRVVQIAGNPFLTRMWEVLEPNLRALRAIADPLFEGDWRAMADEHGRLVTLLREGDVATAADAFADHAAGRSPVPDRRTRRKPAGSVT
- a CDS encoding acetylxylan esterase; this translates as MAQFDLPLDQLEQYRPALPEPPDLDAFWAKSLAESDAFDLAMTAEPVANGLATIDTFDVTFAGYGGHPVRGWLHLPVTRTGPLPAVVEYLGYGSGRGVPHEKRLWACAGYAHLVMDSRGQGADTPDPDVATGDVAAPGFLTRGVLDPERYYYRRLYTDAVRAVAAVRAHPAVDPDRVAVTGTSQGGGIALAAAGLAPRLLAVLPDVPFLCCFPRAATFTDQPPYVEITRYVKLHRAHAETVMRTLSYFDAAVLARRATAPALFSVGLMDRICPPSTVYAAFNHYGERAALPAGDKQISVYPFNDHEGGGPDHEVVKLAWLAGRLSPSIPAKR
- a CDS encoding amidohydrolase family protein, whose translation is MIDCHVHLWDLDQGYPWIRPGSPYHRTFTADDLAASGAGLGLTGAILVEASRGDRAENVLLPDLRLRHPGLLLGHVGNLNACAGLGPARFAELLARTRPNGMRLGGASWEATPPGARALVPVLARHGVALEVNLHHAAVPAAAEAAARHPGLTVIVDHLGNPANLAAADPGEWREQVRRAARVSGVFMKISGLLTQQHGVPEERVAALVAHAAGEFGPGRCMIGSDWPICLARGSRAASLRLARRGLAGLDAAGRRLVLSGTARRAYGLMPQVDNDRGPCFDASVDDR